Sequence from the Streptomyces sp. MMBL 11-1 genome:
CTTCGAAGGGCAACGCGGCGCTCCCATGCGCTCTGTGGTTGGGCGGCGAGGTCAGAAGACGCGGTGTTCGGAACGCACGGTGAAGCCGAGGTTGAGGAACTGCTCGGTGTCCTCTGGTCCCAGGTTGAGGGCGCGGGAGACGGTCGTGCCCTCGTCGTCGTGGACGAACGCGAGGAGGATCTTGCGGGTGGCGGGGTCTACCATGGCCCGGCGGGCGGCTTCGATGGTGTGGGCGACGCAGCCGGTGGTGCCGTCCTCGACGATGTCGCGGCGTGTGGTGTCGTCCCAGACGTTGAGCTGGAGGCCCGCGCCCTCGGTGGAGCAGCCCTCCTTGGAGTCGGCACCGAGAACGCACCGTCCGAGCAGGGCGGCGTGGGCGTGGCGCTGGAGGTGCACGGCTGTGGCCAGGAGGTGGTCGACTTCCCGCTGCGTGTTCTCCAGGGCCTTCTCAGGGCTGACGAATGAGGTGTTCGGGTCGTGGGGCTGGACGCGGATCCTCAAGGCAGCCAGGCTGCGGGCGAGGTCGTCGGCGATGCTCAGCAGTCCGGGCAGGTTCACGTCGCCGTGGATGCGCGGCGGGGGCAGTTCCGCCGGGTAGCTTTCCAGCGGTTTCAGTGGTTCATGCAGGTCGGTCAATGTTCCTCCTGGGCCGGGATATCGACGTCCTGATTCTCAGTCCGGCCCTCCGGGCCGCGCCGGTGAACGCGGCAACCGGCCACGAGCTGGCCGGTTGGTGCCCTTCCGTTCAGCAGGACGCTGACGGGCTGCCGCCGGGGGGAGGGGGTGAGGGGAGGCGACTGGGGGTGGTCCGGTGCGCGGGGGCGGGGAGTGGATTCGTAGATCGTGCCCCGTGGGCGTGAGCCGCGTCGTACGGTCGTTTCACCGTTGGCGACCGGGCGGTGGCGCTGGGTCAGGTTCGGGGAGGTTGTCAGGGTGGTCAATGCCCGTACATATCCGCTGTGGCGGGATCTCGCGATGAGCGAGGAACTTCCCCGCGAGGCGCTCAAGACGGTGATCGGCGCTCTGTGTACCCCGGCGGCGGGGCCCGGTGGCGGCTTCGACGCTCAAGGCGACCGGTGGCGGAAGAAGGCGCTCCAGGAGGCGCTGCCCGCGCTGCTGGCCCGGACTTCGGCCAAGCTGCTGCGGGGCCAGCTCCTGCTGCACGCCGACGAGGACACGCTGGCCGCCCTGGCCGCCGACGGCACCGTGACCACGGGCGATCTGCCCGGCATCCTGCGCCACCGCAAGATCTGGCCGGGGCTGATCGCCGCTCTGGCACGCCATGGCGACCAGGTCGACGCGGCGATCGAGCTCCTGCCCCAGCTCAGCGACCACGAGGTCGAGCACGTCGTCCGTGACTGGGACCCGAACCGCTTCACCCGAAGGGCGGATGCCGCTCCGGTCCCGCCGGTGCCGCAGAAGTTGTTCGACGCCGTGCTGGAGGCCTGTCTGACCCCGCTCGCCGCCTACCTGCTGCATCCCCAGCCCGAAGACGGATGGGAGACGTTGTCGACGCACGGCAGGGACTGGTCACTGGAGCTGGGCGGCCGCGACGGGTGGGCGATGCTGGCCCGGTGCCCCGAGCGGTGGCAGGAACTGGTTGCGCACCCCGTCTACGGAGCAGCTGTCCAGCATCTGCTGCTGGACCGGGCCGAATCCCAAGCCCGAGAGGATGCCCAGCTCCTCTCCGCCACCAGCCCGGACGCTCAGGAACTCCGTGCGGAGCCGGTCGGCGCCCTGAGCGTGGATCTTCTGCGTGCGTGCCTTCCGGCTCTGTGCCTTCCTGAGCTGGCCGAGCTGCCGAACTCCCAGGTCACCGCGCGCAGGACCCTGCACCACATCGCCAGTCGGGTCCGGGCCAACCCGCGTGTGGTCGACCTCGCGGGCGAACAGCTGCACAGGGTCACCGACGAACTCGTCGCTCGGGGCCGGTTGCTCGACTGGAGGGACAGGCAGCCGGACGACTTCGAGTTCCACAGCCGGCTTCTCCGGCTGGTCGAGGACCTGGCGCTCCTCAGCGTCAACCCCGACCACCTCACCGCAGCCTGCGCCCACCTCGCCCGCCTGGACCAGCCCGCTGTCGTCTCCCCCGCTCAGAGCTCGAGGCTGACCCGCGTGCTCAGCAACATCGATCCCGATCACGACCGCCCGGCCCGGCTCCTGGAGCGCAACTCCGAGCACCGCCGGGTCCAGAGGCTGGCCGTCCTGGCCGCCAACCCGTGCACGCCGCGTGCTGCCGTGACCGATGTCCTGAACAGGCTGCACCCCGCCGAGCTGGCGTGGATCGCCGAACGGTCCGGCGGCCCCGACTGGTTCCTTACCGCAGCGGCCGCCATCACGCGCCCCGAGGAGGAACACCCGGGTGTGGTGCGGCTTCTGGACGACGACGCACTGGCGAGCCAGCCCGACCCGGCGGCCGTCCTTCAGTCCTGGCTCGACTCCCCCGCCGCGAAGGACGGAGGGCTCTCCCGTTCCGAGATCTACCGGGCCGTCATCTCCTCTTCCCACCTCACCCCGGAGCACCTGCGCCAGATCCCCGCCGACGAAGTCCTCACCGGCAACGGGCCGAACGACGTCCTCGCGCTCCTGCTGGATCACTGCGGGCGCAGCACCGAACGGTGGAAGGCGCTCGGCGCCGCCATGACGTTCGGCGACGAGGGGAAGGTGTCCCTCGGCCAGCTCCTCGACTCCCTGGACCGCACCCCAGCCCGCCGGCACGCTTCCTGAGCGCTGGGGGGGGACCGTCACCGGCCGGTGGCCGGCATCCGGCCGACCAGCCCGGTCGCCAACGATGCGCCTATGTCCGCTGACCACCGCCCGGGAAGGCACCCCGTGTTCCCCGATCCTCCGCCCCGGAATCTCCTCGCCCTGGCCGGGGGGGCCGGTTCAGGCAAGACCACGCTCGCCGAGTCCGTCGCCGCCGCACACCCTCGGACCGCACTGCTGCAATTGGACCACTATGTCCACACCCAGCCCGAGCGAGCGCCCCTGGTGCCCAGCGTCCTCGGCACCGGGGAAGTGATCGACTTCAGCGACCCGCGGGCCATCGACTGGGGGCGCGTCCTACAGGCCATCAGCGGAGCTCCGGCTGGGAAGCTGCTGGTTGTCGAAGGCACCTTCGCCTTGGAGAAGCAGATCCGTCAGCTGGCCCGCTGGACCGTCTACCTGGACACCCCCGATGATCTGCGCCTCGCACGCAAGACACTCCGAAGGATCGGCGAGGGCGTCGACCCCCGGATCGGCCTGCTCGGGTATCTCGCGCATGGACGCGAAGGCCATCACCAACACGTCGCCCCGATGCGCCAGGCCGCCGGGCTCGTCCTCGACGGGACCCTGCCCACCAAGCACCTGACCGACCAGCTGATCGCCCATGTCGCCAACGAAGCCAAGGGGACCTGACGCGCGGGAACCCGGGTGCCCACGGTGGGGCACGGAGGGGTTGCCCGCAGGATGACGGCGGCCGATACTCGCCCACACCAGAGCCGACCGGCGCGCGCCTCTCGATCCGATCAATCAGCAGCTTCACGATGCAGAAGCCGTGCACGCGGCTCTGCACAACGGCGTACGCTGGCCCGATGTCCGTCGTACCCCCGCTCTTCAGCGATGCCGAGACCGGCCATCCCGCCATCGCCCAGTGGTGCTCCACCATCCTGGCCGGCGACACCGCCCGCCTGCTCCTGATGGGACCCCACTGGTCCGGCAAGTCCCACGCCGCATACGCCGGGCTGCGTCGCCTCCTGGCGGCCGGCTACGGCGAGAAGAACATCACCGTCCACCAGGCCCACGACCTGAGCGCCAGCTACGAGCCGGGCATGATCGAGAACACCACCGCGGTCACGGTCATCGACGATTTGACCGTCTCCGTCGATCTGGTGCGTGAGGCGAAGGTGCCGCTGCGGCCGGACCCCGCCGACGTCCAGGCCATGATGGCTCTGGAGGCAGGAGCGCTCGCGGACGCTGTCGCACGTCTGAGCCTGCTGCCCCGCCGCTCGTGGCTCCTGATCGCCTCCAGCGTCGACTGCCTCGTCGAGACGGTC
This genomic interval carries:
- a CDS encoding uridine kinase family protein, encoding MSADHRPGRHPVFPDPPPRNLLALAGGAGSGKTTLAESVAAAHPRTALLQLDHYVHTQPERAPLVPSVLGTGEVIDFSDPRAIDWGRVLQAISGAPAGKLLVVEGTFALEKQIRQLARWTVYLDTPDDLRLARKTLRRIGEGVDPRIGLLGYLAHGREGHHQHVAPMRQAAGLVLDGTLPTKHLTDQLIAHVANEAKGT